From the genome of Nicotiana sylvestris chromosome 2, ASM39365v2, whole genome shotgun sequence, one region includes:
- the LOC138886158 gene encoding uncharacterized protein produces the protein MKSGGSGCGEAFEGLVHLSKQRNEPVSSTEETLVDLLQKVGASYDPKKRKATTPKAPNVPKLSKKRKASSPTPIASSVPRGRATRSRVKQSEADLQKALEESKKKKKDKGKGKVAESSEAVEEEEMELPKKPKTSSKKSSSVHVAAEPTLAKRTRSIVKAKQTKVSDDDDWSGEEEEDDESKKEQDKLAIFGRRKILKGRLLKDLVEPEMMRLVDSLAAQG, from the exons atgaagtcagggggaagtggttgtGGGGAAGCATttgaggggttggttcatctaaGCAAACAAAGAAATGAACCTGTGTCATCGACTGAAGAAACattggttgacctacttcaaaaagttggggcaagttatgacccaaagaaacgcaAAGCTACTACACCAAAAGCCCCAAATGTTCCCAAGCTATCCAAGAAAAGAAAAGCCTCATCCCCAACACCTATTGCCTCTTCAGTACCTAGgggtagagccacaagaagcagggtaaaacagagtgaagctgatctacaaaaggctttagaagaaagcaagaaaaagaaaaaggataagggaaagggaaaggttgCAGAATCCTCAGAGGCTGTTGAGGAAGAAGAGATGGAACTA CCTAAGAAACCCAAGACTTCCTCCAAGAAGTCCTCCTCTGTGCATGTAGCTGCTGAACCCACACTCGCTAAGAGGACAAGATCTATAGTGAAAGCTAAACAAACTAAagtttctgatgatgatgattggagtggagaagaagaagaagatgatgaatctAAGAAGGAACAGGATAAGCTTGCCATTTTTGGTAGAAGAAAAATCTTAAAAGGTAGATTGTTgaaggacctggtggaaccagAGATGATGAGATTGGTAGACTCTTTGGCTGCTCAGGGatag